The genomic DNA CCGTTTGACGCCCAGCTCGCGCATCAAGCGCCGCCGGCGATTTTCCGCtaaattttcacttttccaaCGCCCGTGGGGGGAAACGGGAGGTCGGCGAGCCGCCGGGAACGTCGCCGGTAATACCCGGAGCCCCCAACCCCTTAACGTCGCTTGGATAAAAAGGGCGGTGGGCACCGGGCGCGtcaaggggaaggggagagcgAAGAGGTCGCGGGTGCGGAGCAGCAGGACGGCCGGTCCCTCCAGCGCCCGGCAAAGCCCCGGTGCGGCGGGGCCGTACCGCGCCGTCCACTCCCGCGGTTCCAACCGGAGTTCCAAGCACCGTAACGGTACCGAACCCACCGGCGCCGCCACCAAGCGCGTGGTTCCGGCGCTTTCTTCCAACGCGTCCCGCATACGTTCCAGCAGCCCGGGGACGGCCCGGGTACCGTCGGGGACCAAAGCCACGTGGCGGGTGCGGACGTGGAGCTCGGGGTGCGCTAAGGGTGGGGGGTGCTCGGCTACGGGGCGTAACGGGAAGAATCCGACCCCCGCCGGGAGCGGTACCGGGGGGTACGGCGCCGTTTCGGCGGCCACCAGCACCGGGACGGGTAAGGAGGCGAAGGATCGCGCCGTCCCCGCCAGGTCGTTCTCAAAGTCTTCGAAGTCGCGGAGGATGACGGTGACGCCGGGGAcgccgcggggggggcggcagggggggggcgacccccccggcccccgccagGCGCAGTAGAAGAGGAGGAGGTTGAGGCCGATGGCCCCCGCCAAGGCGGCCTGGCACGGCGTCACCCGCAtgctggggcttggggggggggggggggcacttAATTagctttccccccccctttgctaattaattaatgaacacccgccccccccagccggGTCCTACCAGTGCTGCCACAGGTGTCATGAGCTGGGCGGTCtcggcggcggcgctgggggagggggggaggggggaaagaggTGTTAATGAGGGGACTCGTTAACGACGGGACTGATTAATGGGGAGTCTCGTTAACGAGGGGACTCATTAACGAGGGGAGACTCATTAACGAGGGGCCTCGTTAATGGGGAGACCCATTAAGGAACCCCCACTTGGGCTCAGGGCAtccccctgcctccagctgagCCTGGAAAGAGCGGGATGCGTCGCCGTGGCAACATCATCCCCTGTTGCTATAGCAACCCTATACTGGTCctagccccccccccctccataAGGGCagcctatatatatatatatataaaaatacacattttaatatatatttttatatatatatatacgtgTGTGCAGGTTACAGCTGTCACCGTAGCCCCTGGGCGCGCACCTATAGGTGCTACACCTATATATACGGGATGGGCACCTATAGGGAGGCAGGGCTCACGGGTGGCCCGGTGTATATAGGCCCAGATATACGTACCTGCACCTATAGACGCCCCTAGACCCGCACTTGCATACCCCATATACTCGCACGGAATCGCGTCTGTGCGTATACACCCCTATAGACTTGTCTATATGGTTCTAGATGCTTCCGCGCGCTCCCCCCTGTTCCTGCCCTATAGGTGTCTCTACCCCCCCCCTATGCATCTCCgcacaaatatatatatatatagatattaAAAACACACCTATAGACGCCCCTGGGCACCCCTATACCTCACGTGCCCCCATCCAACActccatgcccccccccccccNNNNNNNNNNNNNNNNNNNNNNNNNNNNNNNNNNNNNNNNNNNNNNNNNNNNNNNNNNNNNNNNNNNNNNNNNNNNNNNNNNNNNNNNNNNNNNNNNNNNNNNNNNNNNNNNNNNNNNNNNNNNNNNNNNNNNNNNNNNNNNNNNNNNNNNNNNNNNNNNNNNNNNNNNNNNNNNNNNNNNNNNNNNNNNNNNNNNNNNNNNNNNNNNNNNNNNNNNNNNNNNNNNNNNNNNNNNNNNNNNNNNNNNNNNNNNNNNNNNNNNNNNNNNNNNNNNNNNNNNNNNNNNNNNNNNNNNNNNNNNNNNNNNNNNNNNNNNNNNNNNNNNNNNNNNNNNNNNNNNNNNNNNNNNNNNNNNNNNNNNNNNNNNNNNNNNNNNNNNNNNNNNNNNNNNNNNNNNNNNNNNNNNNNNNNNNNNNNNNNNNNNNNNNNNNNNNNNNNNNNNNNNNNNNNNNNNNNNNNNNNNNNNNNNNNNNNNNNNNNNNNNNNNNNNNNNNNNNNNNCCCCTCAGACCCAGCCCCGCTCAGGCCTAGACTCCCCCCCTAGGCCCAGACCCAGGCCCGGCCACCCCCCAGGCCTCGACCCAGGCCCCCATCCAGAGGCTCCCATCCCCCTCAGGCCCAGGCCTCCTCCCCAGGCCCCGCTAAGGCCCAGACTCCCCGCCTAGGCCCAGGCCCACGCCCAGACCCGggcccagcatccccccaggCCCTCTCAGAACCAGAAccaggcccaggcccaggcccaggcccCCCAGCCGGCCCCGCTCAAACCCAGTCCCCGCCCCCAGCCTCAGTCCCCGCCCCGTGGGCGGGGCTATGGGCAGAGGCCCCGCCCCCCAGCCGTCGGTACCGACTTGTAGAAGCTGAGGCGGCGGCCCGGTGGCCGGGTTTGTCCCGCCGCGTTGGAGCAGTGCGGGGCTCGGCACGACTTGGGCATCGCCGCCGCCGGCTCACGTGACGCGGCGTGTTGCGTCAGCACGCACGGCCGGcggcgcgcgcgcgcgcgcagAGGGGGGCGGGGCAACAACCGTGGCCGTGGCAACGGGGCCTGCGCACCGGGGCAGCACCGGGGAACCGCTGTGGAGCTCCCGGGGTGGCTCCGTTCGGCCGGGCGGCCGCTTCCCGCGCCGTTAATAAGCCCCTTCGTCTCCCGCGTAAAGCGGCCCCCGTCGTGCTGGATGACCGGGACTCGAACCCGCGGACTACGGGAGTGGAGGGGCGGGGCTTTGCGCCCGTTCTGCCCCGCTATTGGCCGAGCGTTGTGTTGACGGGCAGCAATGCGCGGGGCGGGGCTTCACCCCCCGGCTCCGCGCTCCTATTGGGCCAGGCAGGGGAAGCGGGCGGAGAGCGACGTGGACCGTGGCCAATGGGAAGGGCCAACCGACTTTCCGCGCGCGGTTCGGAGCGGTAAGGGGCGGTGGGCGCAGCCatggcgggcggcggggcccaCTCGCCTCCGCTCCTcggcccgcggcggcggccgcggcacCAGGGCCCGGAGGAGGCGGTgaggggcgcgggggggggaggggggcagcactttgggggggtgtgtgtctgtgaggtggggggggggcggagcgGCACATGAGGGGgtctgtggggtgggggggggggcggtaattcaggggggctgtggggtgggtgagggTCTCTGGGGCGGGGCGGCACTTGAGGGGGGTCTGCGGGGTGTGGGGGGGCGGGGCTCACTTGGGGGGGtctgcggggtgggggggtctgtggggtgggggggcgggggtggcaCTTGGGGGGCGTCtgtgggggggggcggggcggcacttcggggggtccctggggtgggggggggggcagcctcGGGGTGACCCACAGGGGTGAAGGGTGGGACACTGAGGGGCCCATGGGTGCCCAGTACTGCCTCGGGGCCCCCTCCCCGTACCCCTGTACCCCTGCCCAGGCCCCCCATCTGCCTCACGCCCCGGGGGTCTCCATCCTGCTCTCCCCCAGGTGGTGCTGGAGAAGGTGCTGGGAATCACCGCCCAGACCAGCAGCGGCTTGGCCTGCGCCCCTGCCGCGGGGCTGCTCGCCTACCCCGCCGGGTGAGTGCCTGTGGGGACCCCCCGCACCCCTCTGcgccccctttccccccccccgccctgaTCCCAGCCAGGTGAGAacctcccccctccctgtccAGGTGCGTCGTCGTCATCTTGAACCCCCGCGAGAACACGCAGAGACACATCCTCAACGCCTCCAGGTACCCCCAGGTACCCCCTGGTACCCCCAGGTACCCCCAGACGTCACCCAAACACCCCCAGGTACCCCCTGAACACCCCCAGGTACCCCCAGACGTCACCCAAACACCCCCAGGTACCCCCCGAACACCCCCAGGTACCCCCAGACGTCACCCAAACACCCCCAGGTACCCCCCGAACACCCCCAGGTACCCCCAGACGTCACCCAAACACCCCCAGGTACCCTCTGAACACCCCCAGGTACCCCCAGACGTCACCCAAACACCTCCAGGTACCCCCCGAACACCCCCAGGTACCCCCAAACATCACCCGAACACCTCAGGTACCCCCCAAACACCTCCGGGTACCCCCAAACATCACCTGAATACCTCTAGGTACCCCCCTGAACACCCCCAGGTACTTCCAAATGTCACCTGAACACCTCCAGGTACCCCTAAACATCACCTGAACACCTCTAGGTACCCCCTGAACACCCCCAGGTACCCCCAAACATCACCCAAACACCCCAGGTACCCCCAAACATCACCTGAATACCTCTAGGTACCCCCCGAACACCCCCAGGTACTTCCAAACGTCACCTGAACACCTCCAGGTACCCCCTGAACACCCCCAGGTACCCCTCAACGTCACCTGAACACCTCTAGGTAGCCCCGAACACCCCCAGGTACCCCCAGACATCACCTGAACACCTCTAGGTGGCCCCAGGTACCCCCAAACTTCACCTGAACAACTCCAGGTACTCTGAAGCATCACCCGAACACTTCCAGGTACCCCCAAACACcccctgaacacttccaggtaCCCCCTGAACGCTTCCAGGTACCCCCAAACACCACCTGAACAGCTCTATCTACTCCCCGAACAGCTTCAGGTACCCCCAAACACCACCTGAATGCTTCCAGGTACCCCCCCAAACAACTCCAGGTACCCCCAAACACCACCTCAACAGCTCCAAGTACCCCCCAGACACCTCCAGGTCCTCCCCCCAACACCTCCAGGTGCCCCCCAACACCTCCAGGTCCTCCCCAGACACCTCTAGGTGCCCCCCAAACACCTCTAGGTGCCCCCCGACACCTCCAGGTGCCCCCCAAACGCCTCCAGGTGCCCCCCAACACCTCCAGGTCCTCCCCAGACACCTCCAGGTCCTCCCCGTAACACCTCCAGGTGCCCCCCAACACCTCTAGGTGTCCCCCAACACCTCCAGCTCCCCCCCCGACACCTCCAGGTGCCCCCCAACACCTGCAGGTCCTCCCCAGACATCTCCAGGTGCCCCCCCAACACCTCCAGGTCCTCCCCGGACACCTCCAGGTGCCCCTGTAACACCTCTAGGTGCCCCCCAACACCTccagctccccccccgccgACACCTCCAGGTGCCCCCCAAACGCCTCCAGGTCCTCCCCGTAAGACCTCCAGGTCCTCCCCAGACACCTCCAGGTCCTCCCCAGACACCTCCAGGTGCCCCCGTAACACCTCCAGGTGCCCCCCAACACCTCCAGGTCCTCCCCAGACACCTCCAGGTCCCCCCCAAACACAAGCTGTGCCCTCCGTCAGGTTTCCGCAGGGATGTTGGCACAACTCCCggtatttttttttgcccttcccttccccaaaaAGCTCAGTTTTCCCCCCAAAGTAGCCCCGTCGTTAAAGCCAGCGTAATATTTTCCAGGAGAACCCTGAGCGCCTTGGACTTCTCTCCCGATGGGAAGCTGATTGTCACCGGAGAGGTGGGTCCCGCCGATGTGTGGCTACCAACAGCCCCGTTTTGGCTCTCCCAGTGCCGGCGGGGTAGCCAAGGTTATTCCTccctttttttgggggttttccaCCCGATTTGGGTTTAGTGCCCGTGTATTGTTTATTGCGGTCCAATCATTCCGGATAATTACCAACAAATCTTAAGTGTGCAGCTTTCTAGGGTGAAGAGGAAGTTAATTGATAATTCCAAGGAggaattaaataaatcaaatcaaatcaaaaccTTTTGGGAAAGCCAGAGCTGAAATCAAACTTGCcaaaaaaatgctgagctgCGATCCGGCCGCCTCCACGCAGGGAAAGCACCCCGAGGCTCAATCCTGCTGCAATGGGGTCGCCTGTTGTttgagcccccccccccccccccccccccaaaatttTCTAAATTACCTGTAAGGACGCTTAATTACTATCGTGCCGCACGCTGAATGAATAATTATGGATTTGCtgatgaatatatatataattttggCTAAAATGTGGGGCACCATCCTCCGGGTATCCGGCGCTGGCTGTGATAAAGGAATTCCTTCTCCATGCCGCGCTCCGGAGCATCCTTACTCCCATTCCAGTGTTGGGATTGTACTGGGAGGGTGGGACCAGCCACACTGGGTGGCCGTGGGGACTGGTGAACTGGGAGAAaagctcctgccctgctttttttcccccagaccGGGCACCGACCGGCCGTCCGCGTGTGGGACGTGGAGGAACGGGCGCAGGTCTTGGCGTTGCACGGGCACAAGCGTGGCGTGGCTTGTGTCACCTTCTCCCCCCGTGCCGAGTACCTGGTGTCCGTGGGGTGTCCCCATGACATGGTGGTCAACGTTTGGGACTGGAAGGTGAGCTCTggcccatttttttccccacccttttccattccccacccccctttgcCGTCTTTTCCCCGCCCTTTGCCGTCTTTTTCCCGCCCTTTGCCGTCTTTTCCCCGCCCTTTGCCGTCTTTTTCCCGCCCTTTGCCGTCTTTTCCCCGCcctttgccctttttttcccGTCCTTTGCCATCTTTTCCCCGCCCTTTGCCCTTTTTTCCCCGCCCTTTGCCCTTTTTTCCCCGCCCTTTGCCCTTTTTTCCCCGCCCtttgcccttttttcccccGCCCTTTGCCATCTTTTCCCGCcctttgccctttttttcccgccctttgccctttttttccccGCCCTTTGCCCTTTTTTCCCCGCCCTTTGCCCTTTTTTCCCCGCCCTTTGCCCTTTTTTCCCCGCCCGTTGCCCTTTTTCCCCGCCCCtttgcccttttttcccccgccctttgcccttttttccccgcactttgccctttttttccccgcccctttgcccttttttccccgccctttgccctttttttccccGCCCCTTTGCCTTTTTCCCCGCCCTTTGCCCTTTTTTCCCCGCCCTTTGCCCCTTTTTTTCCCCGCCTTTGCCCTTTTTTCCCCGCCCTTTGCCCTTTTTTCCCCGCCCTTTGCCCTTTTTTCCCCGCCCTTTGCCCTTTTTTCCCCGCcctttgccctttttttccccgccctttgccctttttttccccgccctttgcccttttttccccgccctttgccctttttttccccGCCCTTTGCCGTCTTTTCCCCGCCCGTTGCCGTCTTTTTCCCGCCCTTTGCCGTCTTTTTCCCGCCCGTTGCCGTCTTTTCCCCGCCCGTTGCCGTCTTTTTCCCGCCCGTTGCCGTCTTTTTCCCGCCCGTTGCCGTCTTTTTCCCCGCCCGTTGCCGTCTTTTTCCCCGCCCGTTGCCGTCTTTTTCCCCCCCCGTTGCCGTCTTTTTCCCCCCCGTTGCCGTCTTTTTCCCCCCCGTTGCCGTCTTTTTCCCGCCCGTTGCCGGTTTTTCCCCCGCCCGTTGCCGTCTTTTTCCCCCCCGTTGCCGGTTTTTCCCCCGCCCGTTGCCGGTTTTTCCCCCGCCCGTTGCCGGTTTTTCCCCCGCCCTTTGCCATTTTTCCCcgtttacattttttcccccttttccatttctcccgCCCTTTGCCCTGTCTTTCCCGCCCTTTGCCCTGTCTTTCCCGCCCTTTGCCCTGTCTTTCCCGCCCTTTGCCCTGTCTTTCCCGCCCTTTGCCCTGTCTTTCCCGCCCTTTGCCCTGTCTTTCCCGCCCTTTGCCCTGTCTTTCCCGCCCTTTGCCCTGTCTTTCCCGCCCTTTGCCCATTTTTTGCCCCCCCTTTGGCCATTTTTTGCCACCCTTTTCCACTTTTCCCACccctttgccattttttttctcccctttcccattttttcccccacttttccctttttttcccaccccccttttccatttttttcccacccttcgccattccccccccccccttttccatttcttcccccttttcccatttttttccccccggGGCTCCATACTTTTGGGGGTTACCGCTTCTTTGTGTCTGATTCTCCTTGAGCAGAAGGGTTCCCTGGTGGCCTCCAACAAAGTGTCCTGCAAAGTGACGGCCGTCTCCTTCTCCGACGCCGGCTACTTCGTCACCGTGGGCCAACGCCACGTCAAGTTCTGGTTCTTGGATTCCTCCCGAGAGCTGAAGGTGAGGGGTGTCCTTTCCCACCGCCGGCACGTGGGAGTGGGGCGGTTTCCATCAAAGGAACCCCCAAATCACCAAGTTTGCCCCCCCAAAAATGCTGGATGCTTCGAATCCAGGGCCGCGCCTCCTCCAGAGGGTCGGGAACCGTTGCCTTCGTTAACGCTCGTTAAGATGGAATTGGCGCCCGCCTGCTTTACAGATTAACGAGCCGGTGCCGCTGGTGGGTCGCtcgggggtgctgggggagctccACGACAGCGTTTTCTGCGGCGTGGCGTGCGGCCGAGGGCGGACGTCGGGCAGCGTCTTCTGCCTCTCTTCCTCGGGGCTGCTCTGCCGCTTCAACCAGAAGCGGGTGCTGGAGCAACACGTCACTCTAAAGGTGGGAAGGGGCTCCCcagatcccccccccccccacccccccaccccccccagggTGAAGCCCACCAGCGGGGAGGGACCTGACCCGTTTTTGGCCGCAGGTGCCGCTGGCAAATTGCCTCTGCCTCGGCGAGGAGCTGATATATTGCGGCTGCGCCGACGGCACCGTCAGGATTTTCCAGGCTTGGGACATGAGCTACCTGTGTGATCTCCCCAAACCTCACCCCCTGGGCGTGGATGtcacccagccccccccccccaggtacCCCACGGCTAAAGGGACAGCAGGGACACCCCCAAGGcgcagggacacccccccaccccacccccccggcgCGGTTTCCATCATCAGATTGGgagatgggggggtgggggtggggggcagaacTTcgttttccccttttttctcaGTGCTGCCTGTCGTCGTATCATTTGCAAATTAAACCCACCTATGGCGGAGcgctcgggggggggggtctggaGGGCtcaggccccccccccccccccccaaaacctgTTCCTTTGGGATAGGATCCCACTCCcccctctgccttttccccGAAGGCGGCCGGACCTGGTGTACCCCGACACCATCGCTTTGGCTTACGACACCCGCAACCGCTGGCTGTCCTGCGTCTACAAGGACCACAGCGTCTACGTCTGGGCTGTGGGGGACCCCTGGGCTATCAGGAAAGTGTGGTCGGATCTTTTCCACAGCTCCTTCGTCTGGAGCGTCGAGGTGAGGCCGAGCAGGTCCCACAGaaagggtgggggtggggggtgggggggggggattcgGGGCACCCACGAccctctttcccttcccccaccctaACACGGAGCCCCCGGGTGCAGGTGTACCCCGAATTTGAGGAGGGGAGGTCCTGCCTGCCTCCCGGCTCTTTCCTGACGTGTTCCTCGGACAACACCATCCGTGCCTGGACTTTGGGAAGCGGATCCACGGGCCCCATCCAGGGCAGCACCTACAGCACGGTAatgaggcggggggggggctgcatCCCACCTCCCTGTTTTAAGGCAGCCCCTCAAAAACCACGCCAGCGGCTGGGGGGAGCTCAGCCGGCTCCCCTGCTTTCATCTTTATGGGATTTGCTTCTGGAAACTGAGGTTTCAGGGCAATTCCCATCGGCTTTTTGCCGCTCTGGGTACAGAGGTGCTGCCCGAGAcgggggggtggtgggtggtgggtttGGGTGATTATAGCGagcctggaaatggtttcccACCCTCCTGCCCTCGCTTTTTCTGTCCAAACAACCAAAGGACAACGGCCGTGCTTCTcaaatcctgctttttcctgggtgggaaacctggaaaaaagaaagcagggcTGTTGGAAGCAGTTGGGTGACGTGGGTGggctcccctcctccccaaagaGCCACCGGCGCTCTGCTGGGGGCCTGAGCAtcccctcttccccacccccaccccgtgCCAAGACCCTCCTGAACATCATCTACGTGGACAACGACACGCAGCACCTGCAGGACTCCTCCGGCGCGCTCGAGCGAAGCGAGAACGTGGGTCCCCTCGACGTCAGGTTTGGGGTGCGGGTGATGCAGCTCAGCCCCGACGGGGAGCACTTGGCATCGGGGGACAGAGGAGGGACCCTCAGGCAAGCGGGGGCTGGGTACCGCTCCCACCGCGGGTTTTAGCATCTCCAAGCCCCCTCCCCTCATTCCCAACGACGGTATTCCGGCATTGCttccctggtttttttttttgtgttttgtttgtttggggtttttttgggggggggggggggttgggggggcggggcgctTTCCTTGCAGGATCCACGAGCTGCAGCACATGCGGGAGGTGGCCAAGGTGGAGGCTCACGATTCGGAAATTCTTTGCTTGGCGTATTCAAAGCCGGAGACCGGTGAGGGTCCCCGACACCCCCAAAGTCACCCCCACTTCAATCCTCGGTGAGCCtcggaggcggggggggggaggggggggcgctGGGCTCCCCGGTGATCCGTTTTTCCCTGGGGGAAAGCTCCTCCCTCACCCAAGGATCCTGAGAAAGgagttttgcaaataaaaaaaaaaaaaaaaaagtctttcttgagaagtcctgggagctgggggtACCCGTCCCCTTGGCTCCCCCTTGAACACCCCACTTAAAAACTGGGTTTACCTCAtcatttgggggggggggcgggggggatgtGAGCAAAAACTCATCGTTTTCCTAATTCCCTCTTTTCCCACGGCTCCAGGAGCGGCGCTGCTGGCTTCAGCGAGCAGAGACCGGCTTCTCCACGTCCTCAACGTAGGCGAGAACTACAAGCTGGAGCAAACCCTGGATGATCACTCCT from Falco rusticolus isolate bFalRus1 unplaced genomic scaffold, bFalRus1.pri scaffold_96_arrow_ctg1, whole genome shotgun sequence includes the following:
- the LOC119142237 gene encoding fukutin-related protein, whose protein sequence is MRVTPCQAALAGAIGLNLLLFYCAWRGPGGSPPPCRPPRGVPGVTVILRDFEDFENDLAGTARSFASLPVPVLVAAETAPYPPVPLPAGVGFFPLRPVAEHPPPLAHPELHVRTRHVALVPDGTRAVPGLLERMRDALEESAGTTRLVAAPVGSVPLRCLELRLEPREWTARYGPAAPGLCRALEGPAVLLLRTRDLFALPFPLTRPVPTALFIQATLRGWGLRVLPATFPAARRPPVSPHGRWKSENLAENRRRRLMRELGVKREVLADGRERWYGCGKETPRCFGTVHARTPQYLLAGRWTPPCCLRALRETARHVTETLEAAGVRYWLEGGSLLGAARLGDIIPWDYDVDLGIYREDVAKCRWLAAVAAGGEPVEDAEGFLWEKAAEGDFYRVHYSRSNRLHVDLWPFYPRGGVMTKDTWLGHPQDVEFPENFLRPRVPMVFAGFTAMAPNNARAFLELKFGPGAIENPEYPNPAVKRLGQD